The genomic DNA CTGGAACTAATGAAAGCCTGGAGCTTGGCAGTGAACCAGGGAGTGGCAGAGAGCGTCCGAAATACTGAACGGTCTCTGGTTCTTTCGTGTCTCCAAAGAATGTCAAGAACCCAATGCGGGTTCGAAAATCCAATCTGCATTTCAAGTAGTTGGGGGATTCTGAACGTGGTCCATCTTCAGGGCTTAACACGCATGTGGACCAACGAGGACTGCAGGGTGATTGCCAACACTGTCGGTGGGCCGAATTTGCCACTCGCCACTGCAACGATTCGTGCTCTTATGTGCGAACTCCGACCTCTGTTTCCTTACGCAATGCCACAACTGCAACAAATCTGCATCGGTCCGCGCGTCCTCATAAAGTATGGCGACAAGAAGTTGTTTCCTTTACGCGGACTTGCATATTTGTGCTGCCTGGTGAACGAAGCCTCCATAGTAGTTGGGGATGCGATTCGAATGGAATCTCGAGACATCGTAGGTATCTGGCGAGATTCGAACGGAGTCGAAAGAGACTTGCTCCGTAAATGTGAAGATCTGCTTCGGAATAGTCCTTAAGTGTTATGTTTTTTTTGATTTTGAGTTTTTGGCCGAACTGAGAATGCAGAGATTTCGGTCTGGACACGTGCGAAGAAAGTGAGGGAGGATTAAAACGGGTCAGGACTCTTTTCTTGCGTTGCGGAGACGTTTTTGACTATGGGCGAATGAAGTCGCGAGTTGGCAGAGTGGAATCGATATGTGCGTCGTGTGCGTCGGCATATTGAAGAAAGGAAAATTCCAGCTCTGCGGCCCACGCGTTCAGTATGAAGTGGTCGAAAGCACTGCGTCCCGGTTCTGCTCGACCGGCGAGGGTGTTTCCGGTGGAGTGAGAAACGGCCTGGCGGCCCCCCAGGGAGGTGGTTTGCTGGAAGCACTATTGCTTCCCGACGGCTTCGCTGAGGAACGACCGAACGGCATCCGACATCCGAGGTCAATCAAAAACACCTGCCCCGTTTGCCGACCCCTGAACCCGTTTGCCCCCCGTTTGCCGACCCCTGAACCCGTTTGCCCCCCGTTGGCCGACCCTTCAACCCTGTTCTTCTTCGATCTCCCTGAGCTTGTAGATCAGGGCTCGGCGGCTGATGCCCAGTTTTTTGGCGGAGTGGGTACGATTGCCGTCGCATTCCTGCAGCGTGGCCAGGATGGTGGCTCTTTCCACCTGGGACAGGCGACCGGTGTCGGGCGGGGCGTCGCTGATTTTCACCGCGATATTGGCGGGAAGATGTTCGGGCATGATCACGTCGCCCTGGCACAGCAGGCACGCTCGCTGAATGGCGTTCCGCAGCTCTCGCACGTTTCCGGTCCACGCGTGAGTCAGCATGGCCTGCGATGCCTGTGGAGACAGCCGTACCTGGCGATTGGCAAACTGACTCGCGAAATGCCTGGCCAGCGGAAGGATATCTTCGC from Planctomycetaceae bacterium includes the following:
- a CDS encoding helix-turn-helix domain-containing protein — its product is MPEHLPANIAVKISDAPPDTGRLSQVERATILATLQECDGNRTHSAKKLGISRRALIYKLREIEEEQG